The Antarctobacter heliothermus genome includes a window with the following:
- a CDS encoding IS256 family transposase, whose translation MQENTITQLSDPSGISPDPLTDLIRDGARKLIEQAIEAELSTLLGAFADHKLEDGRARLVRHGHLPEREILTGVGPVAVTVPRVRDRKPGTDKIAFTPSILPRYLRKAKSVEELLPWLYLKGVSTGDFSEALAALLGPHAKGLSATTITRLKADWWSEYEAWEKRDLGTRRFLYIWADGVYFKPRRAEEKQCVLVIVGADEYGRKELLAMTDGFRESTQSWREVLLDLKRRGLKQDPKLAIGDGALGFWAALREVFPSTQEQRCWLHKTMNVLNALPKSVQAKAKAHLHDIWQAETRAAASAAFDFFVDAYGVKWDKAVAKLVKDRDALLTFYDYPAEHWKHIRTSNPIESTFATVRHRTKRTKGCLSRKTGLAMAFRLMMSAQTKWRKLDGRNRLPEVISGVEFRDGVRQLQNAA comes from the coding sequence ATGCAAGAGAATACCATCACCCAGCTATCTGATCCATCCGGGATTTCGCCGGACCCGCTGACCGACCTCATCCGGGACGGCGCGCGCAAGCTGATCGAGCAGGCGATTGAGGCGGAACTGTCCACGCTGCTTGGCGCCTTTGCCGATCACAAGCTTGAGGATGGTCGCGCAAGACTGGTTCGTCATGGGCACCTGCCCGAGCGTGAGATTTTGACCGGTGTCGGGCCTGTTGCCGTGACGGTGCCGCGTGTGCGGGACCGCAAGCCGGGCACGGACAAGATCGCGTTCACGCCCAGCATCCTGCCGCGGTATCTGCGCAAGGCAAAGTCGGTCGAAGAGCTGCTGCCCTGGCTTTACCTGAAGGGCGTGTCCACCGGCGATTTCAGTGAGGCGCTTGCCGCCCTGCTGGGGCCACACGCCAAGGGCCTCTCGGCCACTACGATCACGCGGCTGAAAGCGGACTGGTGGTCCGAGTACGAGGCCTGGGAAAAGCGTGACCTCGGCACCCGGCGGTTTCTCTACATCTGGGCCGACGGCGTCTATTTCAAGCCGCGAAGGGCCGAGGAAAAACAATGCGTTTTGGTGATCGTGGGTGCGGATGAATACGGCCGCAAGGAGCTGCTGGCCATGACCGACGGCTTCCGCGAAAGCACTCAGAGTTGGCGCGAGGTTCTGCTCGATCTCAAACGCCGCGGACTGAAGCAGGATCCCAAGCTCGCCATAGGCGACGGCGCCCTGGGGTTCTGGGCGGCACTGCGCGAGGTCTTCCCCTCGACACAGGAGCAGCGGTGCTGGCTCCACAAAACCATGAACGTGCTCAACGCGCTGCCGAAATCGGTGCAAGCCAAGGCCAAGGCGCACCTGCACGACATCTGGCAGGCCGAAACCCGAGCCGCGGCGTCGGCCGCCTTCGACTTCTTCGTCGATGCCTACGGCGTGAAATGGGACAAGGCAGTCGCCAAGTTGGTCAAGGATCGGGATGCACTACTGACCTTCTACGACTACCCGGCCGAACACTGGAAACACATCCGGACGTCAAATCCGATCGAGAGCACGTTCGCCACCGTCAGACACAGGACGAAACGCACCAAGGGCTGCCTCAGCCGCAAGACTGGGCTCGCCATGGCTTTCCGGCTGATGATGTCTGCTCAGACGAAATGGCGAAAACTCGACGGGCGGAATCGCCTCCCGGAGGTCATCAGCGGGGTTGAGTTCCGCGACGGCGTCCGCCAACTTCAAAACGCCGCCTGA